In Oryza brachyantha chromosome 1, ObraRS2, whole genome shotgun sequence, the following are encoded in one genomic region:
- the LOC102707833 gene encoding protein OSB2, chloroplastic-like, translated as MRHLARLLNHRLLLPSSSASAAAAFSTSSRTYARRTTKPKPAPPAAGEAAGEGEGEGEGTGPGWQREKLKGELPRPSTIAFQPRVANAVQLIGTVGVPVQLQRMPDGRFSAVSVLVQQRHADYPNFWIPIIFQDDLAQVAASHLQEKDLIHVSGQLTGDIPPTKLMDGQADIQVLAQTLSFVGSKTVETDSMVDEEEGFLKVVEVEKKVETKNIIPKYPPSTVSGYRNKGDKLNKLWNDVLANPQDWTDNRAGKKNGSKHAKYPDFKNIVSKEGLWLDSAPKAVLEKLDGLVFSGGFSTGINYRPFGGGKGNGTNWGKKTQDASSMSKEKLQGELWQDLVDNPGKWWDNRSDKPSQKYPDFKHKENGTPLWIGSQTPKWAIEALPPAKPTKIPFKGDRKQETLLS; from the exons ATGCGCCACCTCGCCCGCCTCCTcaaccaccgcctcctcctcccctcctcctccgcctccgccgccgcggccttctCCACGTCGAGCCGCACCTACGCCCGCCGCACCACCAAGCcgaagccggcgccgcccgccgccggggaggccgcgggggaaggggaaggggaaggggaggggacgGGGCCGGGATGGCAGAGGGAGAAGCTCAAAGGCGAGCTCCCCCGGCCGTCCACCATCGCGTTCCAGCCGCGCGTCGCCAACGCCGTGCAACTCATCGGCACTGTCGGGGTGCCCGTGCAGCTGCAGCGGATGCCCGACGGCCGGTTCTCCGCCGTGTCGGTGCTCGTGCAGCAACGCCATGCTGATTACCCCAACTTCTG GATTCCCATAATATTCCAAGATGACTTGGCACAAGTTGCTGCATCTCACTTGCAAGAGAAGGACCTTATACATGTATCTGGACAATTAACGGGAGATATCCCTCCAACCAAACTTATGGATGGTCAAGCAGATATTCAG GTTTTAGCCCAAACGCTATCATTTGTTGGTAGTAAAACAGTTGAAACTGATAGCATGGTGGATGAAGAGGAAGGATTTCTGAAGGTTGTTGAGGTCGAAAAGAAagttgaaacaaaaaatatcatcccTAAATATCCACCAAGCACAGTTTCAG GCTATAGAAACAAGGGGGATAAGCTAAACAAACTCTGGAATGATGTTTTGGCTAATCCTCAAGACTGGACTGATAACCGAGCTGGGAAGAAAAATGGATCT AAGCATGCGAAGTACCCTGACTtcaaaaacattgtatcaaaagaGGGACTTTGGCTTGACAGTGCACCAAAAGCAGTGCTGGAAAAGTTGGATGGTTTAGTCTTCAGTGGTGGTTTCAGCACAGGAATAAATTATAGGCCTTTTGGTGGTGGCAAGGGCAATG GTACAAATTGGGGAAAGAAGACTCAAGATGCTTCTTCAAtgtcaaaagaaaaactcCAAG GGGAGTTGTGGCAAGATCTGGTGGACAATCCTGGCAAATGGTGGGACAACCGATCAGACAAG CCTTCACAAAAATATCCTGACTTCAAGCACAAGGAAAACGGTACGCCTCTGTGGATTGGATCACAGACACCTAAATGGGCTATAGAGGCGCTGCCACCTGCAAAACCAACAAAGATCCCTTTTAAGGGAGATAGGAAGCAAGAGACCCTCCTCTCATGA